In one window of Neofelis nebulosa isolate mNeoNeb1 chromosome 15, mNeoNeb1.pri, whole genome shotgun sequence DNA:
- the CD1D gene encoding antigen-presenting glycoprotein CD1d, translating into MSAFANRSWARSDALALVGGLRAYSWGGASDAVRFLKPWARGSWGQRQWDDMQRLLRVYRKGFTRDVQELVKMLHLDYPFEIQVSAGCEVLPGNTSQSFFHAAFQGQEILHFQGTSWVPTPSAPVWADRVSRKLNEDQGTRKTIQLLLNDTCPLFVRDILEAGKSELEKQVKPEAWLSTGPSPGSGRLLLVCHVSGFYPKPVWVTWMRGEQEQPGTRRGDVLPHADETWYLRVTLDVAAGEAAGLSCRVRHSSLGGRDMVLHWGSPTGLIAVAVLVPLVITGCVVYLTLKRRCSYQNIL; encoded by the exons ATGTCGGCCTTCGCCAACCGCAGCTGGGCGCGCTCCGACGCCCTGGCGCTGGTCGGGGGGCTGCGCGCCTACAGCTGGGGCGGCGCCTCGGACGCCGTGCGCTTCCTCAAGCCCTGGGCCCGGGGCTCGTGGGGCCAGCGGCAGTGGGACGACATGCAGCGCCTGTTACGCGTGTACCGCAAGGGCTTCACCCGCGACGTGCAGGAGCTCGTCAAAATGCTGCACTTAGACT ATCCCTTTGAGATCCAAGTGTCCGCTGGCTGTGAGGTTCTCCCAGGGAACACCTCGCAAAGCTTCTTCCACGCGGCCTTCCAAGGACAGGAGATCCTCCATTTCCAAGGCACCTCTTGGGTGCCCACCCCAAGTGCCCCCGTCTGGGCAGACAGGGTCTCCAGGAAGCTCAACGAGGACCAGGGGACCCGGAAAACAATACAGTTGCTCCTCAATGATACCTGCCCCCTGTTTGTCAGGGACATCCTGGAGGCAGGGAAGTCGGAGCTGGAGAAGCAAG TGAAGCCTGAGGCCTGGCTGTCCACTGGCCCCAGTCCCGGTTCTGGCCGTCTGCTCCTTGTGTGCCATGTGTCCGGCTTCTACCCAAAGCCAGTGTGGGTGACGTGGATGCGGGGTGAGCAGGAGCAGCCGGGCACCCGGCGCGGCGACGTCCTGCCCCACGCTGACGAGACGTGGTATCTTCGGGTGACCCTGGACGTGGCGGCCGGGGAGGCGGCCGGCCTGTCTTGCCGAGTGAGACACAGCAGTCTAGGAGGCCGGGACATGGTCCTCCACTGGG GGTCCCCCACGGGGCTGATCGCCGTGGCCGTGCTGGTGCCCCTTGTGATCACTGGGTGTGTTGTATACTTAACCCTCAAGAGGCGCTG CTCCTATCAAAACATCCTGTGA